In Drosophila bipectinata strain 14024-0381.07 chromosome 2R, DbipHiC1v2, whole genome shotgun sequence, one genomic interval encodes:
- the roh gene encoding uncharacterized protein roh, whose amino-acid sequence MADKVAAEKPLGRPMRYPYTFSAKIAQFPIKHYIKNQWIWRYYFIAAVACVPVFYKISKLANSPENKKAWAESQAKEHAEHH is encoded by the exons ATGGCCGACAAAGTTGCTGCCGAGAAACCCTTGGGTCGCCCCATGCGTTATCCGTACACCTTCTCGGCGAAGATTGCCCAGTTCCCCATCAAGCACTACATCAAGAACCAATGGATCTGGCGCTACTACTTCATTGCGGCTGTCGCCTGCGTTCCTGTGTTCTACAAGATCAGCAAATTGG CTAACTCTCCCGAAAACAAGAAGGCATGGGCTGAGTCGCAGGCTAAGGAGCACGCCGAGCACCACTAA
- the eIF2Bdelta gene encoding translation initiation factor eIF2B subunit delta isoform X1 has product MVLTGEQVPQSGGRPANNKHKKQTPETSTTDSATAMPGENSVKLDAAATEKTREQVMAEREAKKLAKQAKKQKTPTPAASPATTIITEVEQTTITTKLTTTTTTTAKEKLELPSVVTAIKENNNITQQKTNTSQATVENGNDTEAGEKSREQIKADREAKKAAKQAAKAGKAAGVKVEATTQQLDNLKVSDKTPAAPATTAATPSAREANEDKKKPALTKAERRAIQEAQRAAKAQGLTKKPQPAGKAPPAGKAPPAGKAAPAGKTPAAATTIPSKDLKRESASPTKTTTSSSPSKSSQVTSPSECRVKLFNHLVCAKGDSLFINDPLVHPAIARLGVQYAKRTVVGSNARCIAFLHALRQVVQDFETPAKKEFGRSLDAAVKHHVDHLHKCRPLAVSVSNAYKQFKNQLTQLPTDTPETELKELLVHFIDTYIENQIGKAAQAISGFLQEKITDGDVILTFACSSLIQFICEEAKRRQVAFRVIVVDSRPGCEGQEMLRRLHATGIPCTYVLINAVGYVMAEATKVLLGAHALLANGYVMARTGTAQVALVANAHNVPVLVCCETHKFSERFQTDAIVYNELSDPNQLVRGDKCQLNNWAAKGKLLPLNLNYDITPPELVSAVVTEVAILPCTSVPVILRIKPDIGY; this is encoded by the exons ATGGTTTTAACGGGAGAACAGGTGCCACAG TCAGGCGGTAGGCCGGCCAATAATAAGCACAAGAAGCAAACCCCGGAGACCTCGACTACAGATTCTGCAACTGCAATGCCAGGAGAAAACAGTGTTAAGCTAGATGCGGCGGCAACGGAGAAGACTCGCGAGCAAGTAATGGCCGAAAGGGAGGCAAAGAAGTTGGCGAAACAGGCCAAGAAGCAGAAGACTCCAACCCCAGCAGCTTCCCCAGCTACCACAATCATCACCGAAGTGGAGCAGACAACCATTACCACCAAGCTGACGACCACCACAACAACCACAGCGAAGGAAAAGCTGGAACTGCCATCGGTGGTAACAGCAATCaaggaaaacaataatattacTCAACAAAAGACAAACACGTCGCAAGCCACCGTAGAAAATGGCAATGATACGGAAGCTGGTGAGAAATCTAGAGAACAAATTAAGGCCGATCGAGAAGCCAAGAAGGCGGCCAAGCAGGCTGCAAAGGCGGGGAAGGCTGCAGGAGTCAAAGTAGAGGCCACAACACAACAATTGGACAACTTGAAAGTGTCGGATAAGACCCCAGCAGCACCTGCGACGACTGCAGCCACACCCTCAGCCCGAGAAGCGAATGAGGACAAG AAAAAGCCAGCCCTTACTAAGGCCGAGCGTCGAGCTATCCAGGAGGCCCAACGGGCAGCCAAGGCCCAAGGACTGACGAAAAAGCCCCAACCTGCTGGCAAAGCTCCTCCCGCTGGCAAGGCTCCTCCCGCTGGCAAGGCTGCTCCAGCTGGCAAGACTCCTGCAGCTGCAACCACCATCCCCAGCAAAGATCTGAAAAGGGAAAGTGCCTCTCCCACCAAAACAACTACCAGCAGCTCGCCAAGCAAATCCTCACAAGTTACTTCCCCCTCGGAGTGCCGGGTCAAGCTATTCAACCACTTGGTGTGCGCCAAGGGTGATAGTCTGTTCATCAACGATCCCCTCGTGCATCCAGCCATTGCGAGACTGGGAGTCCAATATGCCAAGCGTACGGTGGTCGGATCTAATGCACGTTGCATTGCTTTTCTGCATGCGTTGCGGCAAGTGGTTCAGGACTTTGAGACTCCGGCGAAAAAGGAGTTTGGTCGCAGTCTAGACGCGGCTGTGAAGCACCATGTGGATCATCTGCACAAGTGCCGGCCGCTGGCGGTTTCAGTATCGAATGCCTATAAACAGTTTAAGAACCAACTCACCCAACTGCCGACGGACACACCCGAAACGGAG CTGAAAGAGTTACTTGTCCACTTCATCGATACTTACATTGAAAACCAGATCGGTAAAGCTGCCCAGGCGATAAGTGGCTTTCTGCAAGAAAAGATTACAGATGGCGATGTGATTCTCACTTTCGCCTGCTCCTCTCTGATCCAGTTCATCTGCGAAGAGGCGAAGCGGCGGCAGGTGGCCTTCCGGGTGATTGTTGTGGACTCCCGCCCCGGATGCGAGGGCCAGGAAATGCTGCGCCGCCTGCATGCCACTGGAATCCCGTGCACTTATGTGCTCATCAATGCCGTGGGCTATGTGATGGCAGAGGCCACCAAAGTACTGTTAGGAGCCCACGCCCTCTTGGCCAATGGGTACGTGATGGCGCGCACAGGCACGGCACAGGTGGCCCTGGTAGCCAACGCCCACAACGTACCCGTGTTGGTTTGCTGCGAAACGCACAAGTTCAGTGAGCGCTTCCAGACGGACGCCATCGTCTACAACGAACTGAGTGATCCCAATCAGTTGGTGCGTGGCGACAAGTGCCAGCTGAACAATTGGGCGGCCAAGGGAAAGCTGTTGCCTCTTAATCTGAACTATGACATTACGCCGCCAGAGCTGGTCAGCGCTGTGGTTACGGAAGTGGCCATCCTGCCCTGCACCAGTGTCCCGGTGATTTTGCGCATCAAGCCCGATATTGGCTACTGA
- the eIF2Bdelta gene encoding translation initiation factor eIF2B subunit delta isoform X2, with protein MPGENSVKLDAAATEKTREQVMAEREAKKLAKQAKKQKTPTPAASPATTIITEVEQTTITTKLTTTTTTTAKEKLELPSVVTAIKENNNITQQKTNTSQATVENGNDTEAGEKSREQIKADREAKKAAKQAAKAGKAAGVKVEATTQQLDNLKVSDKTPAAPATTAATPSAREANEDKKKPALTKAERRAIQEAQRAAKAQGLTKKPQPAGKAPPAGKAPPAGKAAPAGKTPAAATTIPSKDLKRESASPTKTTTSSSPSKSSQVTSPSECRVKLFNHLVCAKGDSLFINDPLVHPAIARLGVQYAKRTVVGSNARCIAFLHALRQVVQDFETPAKKEFGRSLDAAVKHHVDHLHKCRPLAVSVSNAYKQFKNQLTQLPTDTPETELKELLVHFIDTYIENQIGKAAQAISGFLQEKITDGDVILTFACSSLIQFICEEAKRRQVAFRVIVVDSRPGCEGQEMLRRLHATGIPCTYVLINAVGYVMAEATKVLLGAHALLANGYVMARTGTAQVALVANAHNVPVLVCCETHKFSERFQTDAIVYNELSDPNQLVRGDKCQLNNWAAKGKLLPLNLNYDITPPELVSAVVTEVAILPCTSVPVILRIKPDIGY; from the exons ATGCCAGGAGAAAACAGTGTTAAGCTAGATGCGGCGGCAACGGAGAAGACTCGCGAGCAAGTAATGGCCGAAAGGGAGGCAAAGAAGTTGGCGAAACAGGCCAAGAAGCAGAAGACTCCAACCCCAGCAGCTTCCCCAGCTACCACAATCATCACCGAAGTGGAGCAGACAACCATTACCACCAAGCTGACGACCACCACAACAACCACAGCGAAGGAAAAGCTGGAACTGCCATCGGTGGTAACAGCAATCaaggaaaacaataatattacTCAACAAAAGACAAACACGTCGCAAGCCACCGTAGAAAATGGCAATGATACGGAAGCTGGTGAGAAATCTAGAGAACAAATTAAGGCCGATCGAGAAGCCAAGAAGGCGGCCAAGCAGGCTGCAAAGGCGGGGAAGGCTGCAGGAGTCAAAGTAGAGGCCACAACACAACAATTGGACAACTTGAAAGTGTCGGATAAGACCCCAGCAGCACCTGCGACGACTGCAGCCACACCCTCAGCCCGAGAAGCGAATGAGGACAAG AAAAAGCCAGCCCTTACTAAGGCCGAGCGTCGAGCTATCCAGGAGGCCCAACGGGCAGCCAAGGCCCAAGGACTGACGAAAAAGCCCCAACCTGCTGGCAAAGCTCCTCCCGCTGGCAAGGCTCCTCCCGCTGGCAAGGCTGCTCCAGCTGGCAAGACTCCTGCAGCTGCAACCACCATCCCCAGCAAAGATCTGAAAAGGGAAAGTGCCTCTCCCACCAAAACAACTACCAGCAGCTCGCCAAGCAAATCCTCACAAGTTACTTCCCCCTCGGAGTGCCGGGTCAAGCTATTCAACCACTTGGTGTGCGCCAAGGGTGATAGTCTGTTCATCAACGATCCCCTCGTGCATCCAGCCATTGCGAGACTGGGAGTCCAATATGCCAAGCGTACGGTGGTCGGATCTAATGCACGTTGCATTGCTTTTCTGCATGCGTTGCGGCAAGTGGTTCAGGACTTTGAGACTCCGGCGAAAAAGGAGTTTGGTCGCAGTCTAGACGCGGCTGTGAAGCACCATGTGGATCATCTGCACAAGTGCCGGCCGCTGGCGGTTTCAGTATCGAATGCCTATAAACAGTTTAAGAACCAACTCACCCAACTGCCGACGGACACACCCGAAACGGAG CTGAAAGAGTTACTTGTCCACTTCATCGATACTTACATTGAAAACCAGATCGGTAAAGCTGCCCAGGCGATAAGTGGCTTTCTGCAAGAAAAGATTACAGATGGCGATGTGATTCTCACTTTCGCCTGCTCCTCTCTGATCCAGTTCATCTGCGAAGAGGCGAAGCGGCGGCAGGTGGCCTTCCGGGTGATTGTTGTGGACTCCCGCCCCGGATGCGAGGGCCAGGAAATGCTGCGCCGCCTGCATGCCACTGGAATCCCGTGCACTTATGTGCTCATCAATGCCGTGGGCTATGTGATGGCAGAGGCCACCAAAGTACTGTTAGGAGCCCACGCCCTCTTGGCCAATGGGTACGTGATGGCGCGCACAGGCACGGCACAGGTGGCCCTGGTAGCCAACGCCCACAACGTACCCGTGTTGGTTTGCTGCGAAACGCACAAGTTCAGTGAGCGCTTCCAGACGGACGCCATCGTCTACAACGAACTGAGTGATCCCAATCAGTTGGTGCGTGGCGACAAGTGCCAGCTGAACAATTGGGCGGCCAAGGGAAAGCTGTTGCCTCTTAATCTGAACTATGACATTACGCCGCCAGAGCTGGTCAGCGCTGTGGTTACGGAAGTGGCCATCCTGCCCTGCACCAGTGTCCCGGTGATTTTGCGCATCAAGCCCGATATTGGCTACTGA